A region of Salmo salar chromosome ssa17, Ssal_v3.1, whole genome shotgun sequence DNA encodes the following proteins:
- the pspc1 gene encoding paraspeckle component 1 isoform X1 yields the protein MAHRNLKQVNIQNNAPSRKPQQQQQYHHQQQHTKRNMDSPGMERRPNVADGKTPPPKPPTAASPAAEGEGEAGESQEMTLDIKSFRRPGEKTFTQRCRLFIGNLPTDLTEDEFKKLFSKYGEANEVFINRDRGFGFIRLETRTLAEIAKAELDGTVLGNRPIRIRFATHGSALTVRNLSPVVSNELLEEAFSEFGPVERAIVVVDDRGRPTGKGFVEFANKPSARKALDRCADGALLLTTSPRPAIVEPTEQLDEEDGLPEKLLVKSVHYHKEREHPPRFAQPGTFEFEYSSRWKALDEMEKQQRDQVERNIREAKEKLEQEMEAAKHEHQLMMMRQDLMRRQEELRRLEELRNQELQKRKNIEMRHEERRRQEEEMMQRHREQEEMRRQPDGFKPNYADNVHSLYMLQI from the exons ATGGCTCACCGAAAtctaaaacaggtcaacattcaaaacAACGCACCGTCGCGGAAacctcagcagcagcagcagtaccaccaccagcagcagcacacaaAGCGCAACATGGACTCTCCAGGCATGGAGCGAAGGCCGAATGTTGCGGATGGGAAAACCCCACCACCAAAGCCGCCGACTGCTGCCAGCCCTGCGGCAGAGGGGGAGGGTGAAGCCGGAGAGTCGCAGGAGATGACTCTGGATATAAAGAGTTTCAGGAGACCCGGGGAGAAAACCTTCACGCAGCGATGTAGGTTGTTCATCGGTAACCTCCCGACAGACCTCACGGAGGATGAGTTCAAAAAGCTGTTTTCCAAGTATGGCGAGGCTAACGAGGTGTTTATCAACCGAGACCGAGGATTCGGCTTCATTCGGCTG GAAACCAGGACGTTGGCGGAGATTGCCAAGGCAGAGTTGGACGGCACAGTGCTGGGGAACCGACCTATCCGGATCCGCTTCGCCACGCACGGCTCTGCCCTCACGGTGCGGAACCTTTCGCCCGTGGTCTCCAACGAGCTCCTTGAGGAGGCCTTCTCGGAGTTCGGCCCCGTGGAAAGGGCTATCGTTGTGGTGGACGACCGTGGAAGGCCCACGGGGAAGGGCTTCGTGGAGTTTGCCAACAAACCTTCTGCTCGTAAAGCCCTGGATCGCTGTGCTGACGGGGCGCTGCTGCTCACCAC GTCTCCTCGGCCTGCCATAGTGGAACCCACCGAGCAGCTGGATGAAGAGGATGGACTCCCAGAGAAGTTGCTGGTGAAATCTGTACACTACCACAA ggagagggagcaccccccgCGATTTGCCCAGCCGGGGACATTTGAGTTTGAGTACTCGTCCCGCTGGAAGGCCCTGGACGAGATGGAAAAGCAGCAGAGAGACCAGGTTGAGCGCAACATCCGAGAGGCCAAGGAGAAGCTGGAGCAAGAGATGGAGGCCGCCAAGCACGAGCATCAGCTCATGATGATGAGACAAG ACCTGATGAGGCGTCAAGAGGAGCTGAGACGTCTGGAGGAGCTTCGCAACCAGGAGCTGCAGAAACGCAAGAATATAGAGATGAG ACATGAGGAGAGGCGTaggcaggaggaggagatgaTGCAGCGCCATCGAGAGCAGGAAGAGATGAGACGCCAACCGGACGGCTTCAAGCCAAACTATGCGGACAAC
- the LOC106575594 gene encoding gap junction alpha-3 protein, producing MGDWSFLGRLLENAQEHSTVIGKVWLTVLFIFRILVLGAAAEEVWGDEQSDFTCNTQQPGCENVCYDEAFPISHIRFWVLQIIFVSTPTLIYLGHVLHIVRMEEKRREKEEEQRKASRHQEERDPLYRNGGGGGKKEKPPIRDEHGKIRIRGALLRTYVFNIIFKTLFEVGFILGQYFLYGFQLSPLYKCGRWPCPNTVDCFISRPTEKTIFIIFMLVVACVSLLLNLLEIYHLGWKKVKQGVSNEFAPDRMALPLARDEAVESNMIQEGIAHPALNCLPTYGGVNVVYLPNEQANATAALSEQQAAAEELKMDPFHEDFLLEAPPTSFYGSEGSGQQQSVEQNWANMAMELQTLDAAKSSSYPPPPSSPSPPPSSSSPTSSDQEQSPPPPDTAPPIPDSRSSTLPLGESRRSEEHQQQEEEEAEAALPLTHVDDVTVTRVEMHEPPVFIAPDARRLSRASKTSSVRARPDDLAV from the exons ATGGGTGACTGGAGCTTTCTGGGGCGGCTGCTGGAGAACGCTCAAGAACACTCCACTGTGATTGGCAAG GTGTGGCTGACAGTCCTCTTCATCTTCCGCATCCTGGTCCTGGGGGCGGCTGCGGAGGAAGTGTGGGGTGACGAGCAGTCGGACTTCACCTGCAACACGCAGCAGCCCGGTTGCGAGAACGTGTGCTACGACGAAGCCTTCCCCATCTCGCACATCCGCTTCTGGGTGCTGCAGATTATCTTCGTGTCCACGCCCACCTTGATCTACTTGGGACACGTGCTGCACATTGTCCGCATGGAGGAGAAACGccgggagaaggaggaggagcagcGGAAGGCCAGCCGGcaccaggaggagagagaccCTCTGTACAGGaacggaggaggtggagggaaaaAGGAGAAGCCCCCAATCAGAGACGAGCACGGTAAAATCCGCATCCGGGGGGCTCTCTTGCGCACGTACGTGTTCAACATCATCTTCAAGACGCTGTTCGAAGTGGGCTTCATCCTGGGTCAGTACTTCCTGTATGGCTTCCAGCTCAGCCCCCTGTATAAGTGTGGTCGCTGGCCCTGCCCCAACACGGTTGACTGCTTCATCTCACGCCCCACAGAGAAGACCATCTTCATCATCTTCATGCTGGTGGTAGCCTGCGTCTCCCTGCTGCTCAACCTGCTGGAGATATACCACCTGGGATGGAAGAAGGTGAAGCAGGGGGTCAGCAACGAGTTTGCGCCCGACCGAATGGCGCTCCCCCTGGCCAGAGACGAGGCGGTGGAGTCCAAtatgatccaggaggggattgccCACCCGGCCCTCAACTGCCTGCCCACGTACGGTGGCGTGAACGTGGTGTACCTGCCCAACGAGCAGGCAAACGCCACAGCCGCTTTATCCGAGCAGCAGGCAGCGGCGGAGGAACTCAAGATGGACCCTTTCCATGAAGACTTCCTGCTGGAGGCTCCTCCCACATCCTTCTACGGCAGCGAGGGCAGTGGCCAGCAGCAGTCCGTGGAGCAGAACTGGGCCAACATGGCCATGGAGCTGCAGACTCTGGACGCTGCCAAGtcctcctcctaccctcctcctccctcctccccttctccaccaccctcctcctcctcccccacctcctctgACCAGGAGCAGTCACCCCCTCCACCGGACACTGCCCCTCCTATCCCCGACTCCCgctcctccaccctccccctgGGGGAATCGAGAAGGAGTGAGGAGCACCAGCAGCAGGAAGAAGAGGAAGCGGAGGCGGCGCTGCCACTGACGCACGTTGATGATGTCACGGTGACCCGGGTGGAGATGCACGAGCCGCCCGTTTTCATAGCGCCGGATGCCCGCAGGCTGAGCAGGGCCAGCAAGACCAGCAGTGTCCGAGCCCGGCCCGACGACCTTGCCgtgtaa
- the LOC106575531 gene encoding gap junction beta-2 protein, whose protein sequence is MTWGTLYAQLAGVNRHSTSLGKVWLSVLFIFRVTVLVLAAESVWGDEQSDFVCNTLQPGCENVCYDHFFPVSHIRLWCLQLVFVSTPALLVAMYVAYRHHGDKRQILQQGSVGGRCRSDKAQVAQEAELESLRRRRLPIAGPLWWTYACSLVFRLLFEGGFMYALYVLYDGFQMPRLVQCDQWPCPNVVDCFVSRPTEKTVFTVFMAASSCVCMALNMAELAYLVAKAIARCPSSRRRGGKQKEKGSNCSSTSSKDKTLQQNKKNEKLLSSSSSGSTCSKAV, encoded by the exons atgaCCTGGGGGACCCTGTACGCCCAGCTGGCTGGTGTGAACCGCCACTCCACCAGCCTGGGGAAGGTGTGGCTGTCTGTCCTCTTCATCTTCCGGGTCACCGTGCTGGTCCTGGCGGCCGAAAGCGTCTGGGGGGACGAACAGAGCGACTTTGTCTGCAACACCCTGCAGCCGGGCTGCGAGAACGTCTGCTACGACCACTTCTTCCCCGTGTCCCACATCAGGCTCTGGTGTCTGCAGCTTGTCTTCGTCTCCACACCCGCTCTCCTCGTCGCCATGTACGTGGCCTACCGTCATCACGGCGACAAACGCCAGATCCTGCAGCAGGGTTCAGTCGGGGGGCGTTGCCGCAGCGACAAGGCCCAGGTGGCCCAGGAGGCTGAGCTAGAGAGCCTGAGGAGGCGGAGGCTGCCAATCGCCGGGCCGCTGTGGTGGACGTACGCCTGTAGTCTGGTCTTCCGCCTGCTGTTCGAGGGAGGCTTCAT GTATGCTCTATACGTGTTGTACGACGGCTTCCAGATGCCCAGGCTGGTCCAGTGTGACCAGTGGCCCTGTCCCAATGTGGTGGACTGCTTTGTCTCCCGCCCCACAGAAAAAACTGTCTTCACCGTTTTCATGGCCGCCTCCTCCTGCGTCTGTATGGCACTCAACATGGccgaactggcctacctggtcgcCAAGGCTATCGCTCGGTGCCCGTCATCGCGGCGCAGAGGGGGGAAACAGAAAGAGAAGGGTTCAAACTGTTCCTCAACCTCTTCCAAAGACAAGACTCTGCAGCAGAACAAGAAGAATGAGAAGTTGTTGTCGTCCTCTTCGTCAGGGTCCACCTGCAGCAAGGCGGTGTGA